From a region of the Babylonia areolata isolate BAREFJ2019XMU chromosome 25, ASM4173473v1, whole genome shotgun sequence genome:
- the LOC143299538 gene encoding venom serine carboxypeptidase-like, which yields MGTREAVVAVFVVTMQILAHISCVLANGGTTQRDSARTSNGTRPGVSHVWSRLIWNRFPEEFYPLFLSPLLEAGRIEEAQSRSRVWNLSSDDVESYSGYITVNKKYNSNMFFWFFPAETLQSQAPVLLWVNGGPGRTSLVGALLENGPLEVNAEGTQLKRRAVSWTKHFSMLYVDNPVDVGYSFTKDEAGLATNMKNVSTDLYSVLVQFFQMFPQFSHQPFYVGGQSYAGKYVPALGCYIHERNTDPQTPRQHIINFKGIYVGAAFCDPERMMPVFPDFLYHTGLISDTHRLKLKEELIKAFQGKIDFTYLIQVYVGLGNKLGIDSFDHLLGRQASNEGSLEGVNRFMLSTAARVKLHVGFAPTARKPLSSLKVCRTLDGDIPLHTNRENGFLMDHYKVLHYSGNLDVVVNVPMTEAFLDHVQWAGQEEYRQHERQIWRVNGELAGWFVTIRNFTRVVIRNSGHMAPYDQPERTLDMMKKFVLDQPFGDE from the exons atgggCACGCGGGAGGCAGTAGTGGCCGTATTTGTGGTGACGATGCAAATCCTCGCACACATCTCGTGCGTTCTCGCCAACGGGGGGACGACCCAGCGAGATTCCGCGAGAACCTCGAACGGAACGAGACCGGGCGTGAGCCACGTGTGGTCCCGTCTGATCTGGAACCGGTTTCCTGAAGAGTTCtaccccctgtttctctctcctctgttggAAGCGGGGAGGATTGAGGAAG CCCAGTCGAGGAGCCGTGTGTGGAACCTGAGCAGTGATGACGTGGAGAGTTACTCAGGCTACATCACTGTCAACAagaaatacaacagcaacatgttcttctggttcttcccTGCAGAG acactacagtcaCAGGCCCCAGTGTTGCTGTGGGTGAACGGAGGACCAGGCAGGACTTCTCTGGTGGGGGCTCTGCTGGAGAACGGGCCTCTGGAGGTGAACGCGGAGGGAACACAGC tgaagCGCCGAGCAGTGTCATGGACCAAACATTTCTCCATGCTCTATGTGGATAACCCg gtggatGTGGGCTATAGTTTCACAAAGGACGAAGCCGGACTGGCCACGAACATGAAGAACGTATCGACAGacctgtacag tgtcTTGGTGCAGTTTTTCCAGATGTTTCCACAGTTCTCACATCAGCCGTTCTATGTGGGGGGCCAG TCGTACGCGGGCAAGTACGTGCCCGCCCTGGGCTGTTACATCCATGAACGTAACACCGACCCTCAGACACCAAGGCAACACATCATCAACTTCAAAGGGATTTACGTCGGTGCCGCATTCTGTGATCCAGAACGC atgatgcCGGTGTTTCCAGACTTCCTGTACCACACAGGACTGATCTCCGACACTCACCGCCTGAAGTTAAAGGAGGAACTGATCAAGGCTTTCCAGGGAAAGATCGATTTT ACCTACCTGATCCAGGTTTACGTGGGGCTGGGCAACAAGCTGGGCATCGACTCTTTCGACCACCTGCTGGGCAGACAG GCCTCCAACGAAGGGTCCCTGGAGGGGGTGAACAGGTTCATGCTGTCCACAGCGGCCAGGGTCAAGCTGCACGTGGGCTTCGCTCCCACTGCCCGAAAACCGCTCAGCTCTCTGAAGGTCTGCAGGACACTGGATGGTGATATCCCCCTGCACACCAACAGGGAGAACGGCTTCCTCATGGATCACtacaag GTGCTGCATTACTCCGGGAACCTGGACGTGGTGGTCAACGTCCCCATGACAGAAGCCTTCCTGGACCACGTGCAGTGGGCGGGGCAGGAGGAGTACCGGCAGCACGAGAGACAGATCTGGCGAGTCAACGGTGAACTGGCAGGGTGGTTCGTCACCATCAGAAACTTCACCCGG GTGGTCATACGGAACAGCGGTCACATGGCTCCGTACGACCAACCAGAAAGGACCTTAGACATGATGAAGAAATTCGTCTTGGACCAGCCCTTTGGGGACGAGTAG